One Kazachstania africana CBS 2517 chromosome 5, complete genome DNA window includes the following coding sequences:
- the RCN1 gene encoding Rcn1p (similar to Saccharomyces cerevisiae RCN1 (YKL159C); ancestral locus Anc_5.281): MDAAATDTIIVTSSKIDVTAPEVVTKLQDAIVQHILIDRFHVVIDNPVEIIILRNLKRLLIVSPTDEISTGIMQLYRASQNGKSLFLDLRLAYSLTSGNAIMKEKQYLELPKSQKLFLISPPSSPPPEFDYSKCEDHPSKVTFHEDHEVAHTEHKNNETTLPRKNVMLLESKVGSISINTCGDISEQDGQSLSENYVPTSMPPKSIFDDDD; this comes from the coding sequence ATGGATGCTGCTGCTACAGATACTATCATCGTAACTTCTAGCAAGATTGATGTGACAGCTCCGGAGGTGGTCACTAAACTTCAAGATGCGATAGTGCAACATATATTGATTGACAGGTTTCATGTCGTAATCGACAATCCTGTGGAGATTATTATACTGAGAAACTTGAAGAGATTACTGATCGTATCACCAACAGATGAGATTTCCACCGGTATAATGCAGCTGTATAGAGCTTCTCAGAATGGGAAGAGCCTGTTCCTTGATTTGAGGCTTGCATACTCTTTAACTAGTGGGAATGCTATAATGAAAGAGAAACAATATTTGGAGTTGCCTAAATCTCAGAAACTGTTTTTGATATCTCCCCCCTCTTCACCTCCTCCAGAATTCGATTACTCCAAATGTGAAGATCACCCAAGCAAAGTCACTTTCCATGAGGACCATGAAGTGGCACATACTGAACATAAGAATAACGAAACAACGTTACCAAGAAAAAACGTCATGTTGCTTGAATCAAAGGTGGGTAGTATATCAATCAATACTTGCGGTGATATTTCGGAGCAAGATGGTCAATCGCTTTCTGAGAACTACGTTCCGACTTCGATGCCACCAAAGTCtatatttgatgatgatgactaG
- the KAFR0E01570 gene encoding uncharacterized protein yields the protein MGSCKAADYIRQTDEEIESLFKKVFASNDAEIFNNDLKCVDHPPFEAVENYDNVSSQPLLSKANRDAQISDFKGVKPLESLSGFSQTEEVVNLVEETATIFYDMGIHSSYNRERIISRGEHRVTERIANDLSRLDYTKSTSQESYDISTETIIIHNLTEAFDQESQEASNLFEGRKQKGDIKYFCDNAVQEKSKCNTCISRKYASSHGQQQSSSPVTILTIIPYYRSGEREELLATGKQNSISLISTPSAPLLKVSQGLKFSEASPVQNRSYIEPLSNDQCLKDSKSQKHGIRSHLSFINSGRKSHLFSRKRKLKI from the coding sequence ATGGGGTCTTGCAAAGCAGCAGATTACATAAGACaaactgatgaagaaatagaaaGTTTATTCAAGAAGGTGTTTGCTAGTAATGATgcagaaattttcaataatgacCTTAAATGTGTCGACCATCCCCCATTTGAGGCTGTTGAGAATTACGATAATGTTTCAAGTCAGCCTTTACTAAGCAAAGCCAACAGGGACGCTCAAATTTCAGACTTCAAGGGAGTAAAACCTTTAGAATCGCTTTCTGGCTTCTCTCAAACAGAAGAGGTTGTTAACCttgttgaagaaacagCAACAATTTTCTATGATATGGGGATACATTCATCTTACAATAGGGAGCGTATTATTTCTCGTGGGGAACATAGGGTAACTGAACGTATTGCAAATGATTTGTCTCGTCTCGACTATACTAAAAGTACGAGTCAAGAAAGTTACGATATCAGTACAGAAACTATTATCATTCATAATTTAACAGAGGCTTTTGATCAGGAGTCCCAAGAAGCCTCTAATTTGTTTGAAGGTAGGAAACAAAAGGGAGacattaaatatttttgtgATAATGCCGTACAAGAAAAGTCGAAATGTAACACTTGTATTAGTAGAAAATATGCAAGCTCACATGGACAACAACAATCTAGTAGTCCCGTTACTATATTGACAATAATTCCCTATTATCGAAGCGGCGAAAGGGAAGAATTGTTGGCAACTGGCAAGCAAAATTCTATTTCACTGATATCCACACCATCTGCGCcattattgaaagtaaGCCAAggtttaaaattttctgaagCATCCCCAGTACAAAATAGGAGTTACATTGAGCCCTTGAGTAATGATCAGTGCCTTAAAGATTCAAAGAGTCAGAAACATGGGATACGATCTCACCTTTCTTTCATAAATTCAGGCAGAAAAAGCCATTTATTTAGTAGAAAGCGTAAGCTTAAGATATAA
- the KDX1 gene encoding putative protein kinase KDX1 (similar to Saccharomyces cerevisiae SLT2 (YHR030C) and YKL161C; ancestral locus Anc_5.274) has product MDIPIQRTTYKVFDHDFTIDSRFQVIKEIGRGGYGIVCSAEYVEPPYQGVRVAIKKIPNVFSKTLACKRSLRELKLLRHFRGHKNIVYLFDSDIVFNHDNSFNGLYLYCELLDCDLHQIIQSKQPLTDSHYQYFIYQILCALKYIHSAGVLHRDLKPKNILINSDCQLKIADFGFARGYSQDPVDNNQFLTEYVATRWYRAPEIMLGYKAYFTAIDVWSVGCILAELLGGTAMFPGSDYVDQLNRILYVLGSPSVDTLRRIGSMNVQQYILQLGDIQKIPFKEIFTSGSILAIDMLEKTLTFDPDQRISVDDALRHPYLSVWHDQDDEPQCPRGIDFSFERIDDLNVLRMAVVCEVNDFRQFAREARDEGEDQSLSIESKYGEVQKQDLPASNVGNNVFLEGPSDPNNQRNQKGSYSPSNQDRINRGYM; this is encoded by the coding sequence ATGGATATCCCGATTCAAAGGACGACTTATAAAGTATTTGATCACGACTTCACAATAGATAGTAGATTTCAAGTGATAAAAGAGATCGGACGTGGGGGCTATGGTATTGTATGCTCAGCTGAATACGTTGAACCACCTTATCAAGGTGTTAGAGTGGCcatcaaaaaaattccCAATGTTTTTTCGAAGACATTAGCTTGTAAAAGATCATTGAGGgaattaaaattattgaggCACTTTAGAGGTCATAAAAACATTGTATATCTTTTTGATAGCGACATAGTTTTCAATCATGATAACTCATTCAATGGATTGTACCTATATTGTGAATTACTTGATTGCGATTTACACCAAATAATACAATCAAAACAGCCATTAACAGACTCGCACTATCAGTATTTCATCTATCAGATACTATGTGCATTGAAATACATTCATTCTGCAGGTGTGTTACATCGAGATTTGAAACCTAAGAATATATTAATCAATTCTGATTGCCAACTAAAAATTGCTGATTTCGGATTTGCTAGAGGATATTCACAAGATCCTGTAGATaataatcaatttcttaCTGAATATGTGGCAACCAGATGGTATAGAGCACCCGAAATCATGTTAGGTTATAAAGCCTATTTCACCGCTATAGATGTGTGGTCTGTTGGGTGTATATTGGCAGAGCTCTTAGGAGGGACAGCTATGTTTCCAGGATCTGATTATGTCGATCAACTGAATCGAATACTGTATGTATTGGGAAGTCCTTCGGTGGACACATTAAGAAGGATTGGATCAATGAATGTACAACAGTATATTTTGCAACTTGGTGACATCCAGAAAATACCATTTAAGGAAATTTTTACCAGTGGTAGTATATTAGCGATTGACATGTTGGAGAAAACATTAACATTTGATCCAGACCAGAGAATTTCTGTAGATGACGCATTAAGACATCCATATCTATCAGTTTGGCATGACCAAGATGATGAGCCTCAATGTCCTAGAGGAATAGACTTctcatttgaaagaattgatgatttaaatGTATTAAGAATGGCGGTAGTCTGTGAAGTGAATGATTTTAGACAATTTGCCAGAGAAGCTAGAGATGAAGGGGAGGATCAGAGTCTGAGTATAGAGTCTAAATATGGGGAGGTCCAAAAACAGGATCTTCCTGCCAGTAATGTTGGAAATAATGTTTTTTTAGAAGGACCTTCGGATCCTAATAATCAGAGGAATCAAAAGGGTTCATATTCTCCATCAAATCAGGACCGTATAAATCGTGGATACATGTGA
- the RPS27A gene encoding 40S ribosomal protein eS27 (similar to Saccharomyces cerevisiae RPS27B (YHR021C) and RPS27A (YKL156W); ancestral locus Anc_5.265) → MVLVQDLLHPTAASEARKHKLKTLVQGPRSYFLDVKCPGCLNITTVFSHAQTAVTCESCATVLCTPTGGKAKLSEGTSFRRK, encoded by the exons ATG GTTTTAGTTCAAGATTTATTGCACCCAACCGCTGCTTCTGAAGCCAGAAAGCACAAGTTAAAGACTTTAGTTCAAGGTCCAAGATCTTACTTCTTAGATGTTAAATGTCCAGGTTGTTTAAACATCACCACCGTCTTCTCTCACGCTCAAACCGCTGTCACCTGTGAATCTTGTGCTACCGTTTTATGCACTCCAACCGGTGGTAAGGCTAAGTTATCTGAAGGTACTTCTTTCAGAAGAAAGTAA
- the RSM22 gene encoding tRNA methyltransferase RSM22 (similar to Saccharomyces cerevisiae RSM22 (YKL155C); ancestral locus Anc_5.264), whose product MFQPRYCVIRRFSIIRRQSSWTEGGSAQLKKISARDARLLPQTLTGKTNSLQIALNPDVAKAIGNNILSLHIPNNIRRVAKNQLLELDKSKLHSIPKTPLEIDSHIATFLLKDYAATLQVLTDLKNRIGQFKPQRVLEIGLGPATGMLAFNDVMGPEYKCKEKESVILSGIEMQKRAKILLSRQYSEVIAADTEMLNPNDEIIDGDDLIGEVKTKKIKIRTKLRSDLPTNKEYDLIILNHQLLQNSRKFPLQVDENIHKFLKLLAPDGYIILIERGTPLGFESIARARQLMIRPEKYPNEAGKIPRPYLIGSTTKDDESNADYHLEIIAPCSHHGSCPLQTLNPNFYELKEGTRLNYCSFEKSVKRPKYTIELKKGKLLATSWTSESYDTKKHKDLAGSGRPHGNNFETVKYSYLVAKRSVNDLETIARINKVREESKDTGMCPIGSLGDGTPNTWPRIIGAPIKRKGHVILDLCGSSGEIEKWIIPKSFSKAAYHDARKAHKGDLWALGAKTKMKSLKKINIDKFKEIEKKMIKDMKKEAKKREREISERFNELENSDEKNSTDPVNSMKELSEIYGHYFNQH is encoded by the coding sequence ATGTTCCAGCCTCGTTACTGTGTGATACGAcgtttttcaattattagAAGGCAAAGTTCATGGACTGAAGGTGGTTCTGCacaattgaagaaaataagtGCGAGAGATGCGCGATTATTACCTCAAACGTTGACAGGTAAGACAAACAGCTTACAAATTGCATTGAATCCTGATGTAGCTAAAGCTATTGGAAATAACATTTTATCATTACACATCCCAAATAACATTCGAAGAGTGGCGAAGAATCAACTCTTGGAGCTCGATAAAAGTAAATTACATAGTATTCCTAAAACGCCACTAGAAATTGATTCGCATATTGCCACATTTTTACTTAAGGATTATGCTGCCACCTTACAGGTGTTgacagatttgaaaaatagGATTGGTCAATTCAAGCCCCAGCGAGTTCTTGAAATTGGTCTAGGCCCGGCCACTGGCATGTTAGCATTTAATGATGTCATGGGACCGGAGTATAAATGTAAGGAGAAAGAATCTGTCATATTATCTGGGATAGAAATGCAAAAGAGAGCAAAGATCTTACTAAGCAGACAGTACAGTGAAGTAATAGCTGCAGACACTGAAATGCTGAATcctaatgatgaaattatcGATGGCGATGACTTAATTGGTGAAGTAAAGACtaaaaaaatcaagattaGAACTAAATTAAGAAGTGACTTACCCACAAATAAAGAATATGACTTAATTATATTAAATCATCAACTCTTACAAAATTCTAGGAAGTTTCCCTTACAAGTTGATGAGAATattcataaatttttaaaattgctTGCACCTGATGGATATATCATACTTATTGAACGTGGCACACCATTAGGCTTTGAAAGTATTGCCAGGGCGAGGCAATTGATGATTCGCCCTGAAAAGTATCCCAATGAGGCTGGTAAGATTCCAAGACCATACTTGATTGGATCTACGAcaaaagatgatgaatcAAACGCTGATTATCATTTAGAGATTATTGCACCATGTTCACACCATGGTAGCTGCCCATTACAAACGCTGAATCCCAATTTTTACGAGTTGAAGGAAGGTACACGTCtaaattattgttcattCGAGAAATCCGTCAAGAGACCTAAATATACGATAGAACTAAAAAAAGGTAAATTGCTAGCGACATCGTGGACTAGTGAATCGTATGATACTAAGAAGCACAAGGATTTAGCTGGGTCCGGTAGGCCTCAtggtaataattttgaaacgGTGAAATATTCTTATCTTGTTGCTAAGAGATCAGTAAACGATCTAGAAACCATTGCGAGGATTAATAAAGTGCGagaagaatcaaaagaCACTGGAATGTGCCCTATTGGATCATTAGGTGATGGTACACCAAATACCTGGCCAAGAATTATTGGCGCACCAATTAAACGTAAGGGTCACGTCATCTTAGATTTATGTGGCAGTTCTGGagaaattgagaaatgGATTATACCgaaatcattttctaaagcTGCGTACCATGACGCTAGAAAGGCACACAAGGGCGATCTATGGGCGTTAGGAGCCAAGACgaagatgaaaagtttgaagaagattaatattgataaattcaaagaaatagagaagaagatgattaAAGATATGAAGAAGGAAGCTAAGAAACGTGAGAGGGAAATTAGCGAGAGATTTAACGAGTTAGAAAATTCCGATGAGAAGAATTCTACTGATCCTGTAAATAGCATGAAAGAATTATCCGAAATTTATGGCCATTATTTTAATCAACATTAG
- the SRP102 gene encoding Signal recognition particle receptor subunit beta (similar to Saccharomyces cerevisiae SRP102 (YKL154W); ancestral locus Anc_5.263), whose protein sequence is MDSKVLIAGLIVVLTTLSLLLFQYIRRGNANPIKVSQSNTPAVLLAGPSGSGKTALFTLITTGSIRNTVTSQQINIERNFRPSVSLIDYPGSTKLHYKLIEDIKNNDRIKVIVFVMDATTDPKELDTTAEFLVDILNVSEAKSEPIDILIACNRSESFTARPPLKIKEALEKEIGKIIQRKKKSLGKVSKDIDEDVEDQDDVALFNVNTENFKFSMLEGSVDVVAGSVHKRNIGKWEEWIENHF, encoded by the exons ATGGATAGTAAAGTCTTAATTGCGGGTCTCATTGTGGTGCTTACTACTTTAAGTCTATTGCTATTCCAATATATCAGAAGAGGTAATGCTAATCCTATTAAAGTATCTCAAAGTAACACACCAGCCGTTCTTTTAGCAGGACCTTCTGGAAGTGGCAAAACAGCACTGTTCACATTG ATAACCACTGGCTCCATAAGAAATACAGTTACCTCTCAACAAATTAATATCGAGCGTAATTTCAGACCATCAGTAAGTTTGATAGACTACCCAGGAAGTACTAAACTGCATTACAAATTAATCGAAGATATTAAGAATAATGACCGCATCAAAGTTATAGTATTCGTGATGGATGCTACAACTGATCCAAAGGAATTAGACACCACTGCCGAATTTTTGGTTGACATTTTGAATGTCAGCGAGGCTAAATCTGAACCAATTGACATATTGATAGCGTGTAATAGATCGGAGTCTTTTACAGCAAGACCACCTTTAAAGATTAAAGAGGCAttagagaaagaaattggtaaaattattcaaaggaaaaagaaatctcTAGGAAAAGTTAGTAAGGATATTGACGAAGACGTTGAAGATCAAGATGATGTGGCGTTATTCAACGTTaatacagaaaattttaagttCAGTATGTTGGAAGGATCTGTAGATGTAGTAGCTGGTAGTGTTCACAAAAGGAACATTGGCAAGTGGGAAGAATGGATCgaaaatcatttttaa